TCACCCGCGCGCTGGCCGACCTGATGAACGCGCCGGCGGTGCTGTCTCGGTTCTCGCGACTGGTGATTGATCCCAATCGCGGGGCCGATGATCCGACCCTGATCATGAAGCTTTACGACGGCACCCTGATCCCCGCCAACCGCCACATCACCGAGGCCGAGGCAGCACGGCGGCTCGACGCTTTCTGGCGGCCCTATCACGACGCTTACGAGGCGCTGGCCGCGCGGCGTGACGACACCGCTCTGGTCGCGATCCACAGCTTTTCGCCCAAGCTCAACGGTCGCGCCCCGCGCCCGTGGCAGATCGGCATTCTGCATGCTGGCGAAAGCTCGTTCGGTCCGGCGCTCATCGAACGTCTGCAACGTGAACCCGACCTCTGCGTTGGCGATAACGAACCCTACGCCGGCCACCTCCCCGGTGATGCGATCGACCAGCACGGGCTGCAAACGCCGCGGCCCAACGTGTTGATCGAACTGCGCCACGACGTGATCGAAACCGCCGAGCAACAAAACGCATGGGCAAGGCGGCTCGCCCCGATCCTGACCGAAGTGCTGGCCGACACCGGCTTGTAAGCCCCCGCACGGAGCCAAGGCCGCAGGCCGCCCATTGCCGACAGGCGATTTTGCCAAAGCAAAATCTGCCGAGAGGGGGCAGCGCCTGCCCGTTCCGGCGGGCACCGCACGTCTTGCTCTCTGCCGCACAGCCCCCCAATTGTCCCCCCCGCCATTTTCCG
This genomic window from Rhodobacteraceae bacterium D3-12 contains:
- a CDS encoding N-formylglutamate amidohydrolase; its protein translation is MTEQAFEIHGESRDSRWLITCDHASNIVPPSVNGGDLGLPPSEMGRHIAYDLGAAEVTRALADLMNAPAVLSRFSRLVIDPNRGADDPTLIMKLYDGTLIPANRHITEAEAARRLDAFWRPYHDAYEALAARRDDTALVAIHSFSPKLNGRAPRPWQIGILHAGESSFGPALIERLQREPDLCVGDNEPYAGHLPGDAIDQHGLQTPRPNVLIELRHDVIETAEQQNAWARRLAPILTEVLADTGL